The genome window GCACGAGCGGCACTCCCACTGGCCGTGCGTCTCGCCGGCCGGCCACAGGTCCTCGCCCGCGCAGAAGGGGCAGTAGTACGGCACGGCGCGCTGGCCGGCGTCCGGCTCGCTCATCGCAGGTCCTCCTCGCCGGCGCGGTGCGCCCACTGCGCGAAGAGCTCACCGGGCTGCCGCTGCTCGTCGAACCGGCGCGTGACGCGCTCGACGTAGTCGGGCAGCTCCGAGGACGGCACGCGCAGGCCGCGCAGCGTCCGGCCGAGCCCGCTCGTCAGGCCCAGGCCGCCACCGAGGTGCACCTGGTAGCCCTCCTCCTCGCCGGCGAGGACGCCCTTGAGACCGATGTCGGCGGTCTGGATGCGGGCGCACGAGTTGGGGCAGCCGTTGACGTTGATCGTGATCGGCTGGTCGAACGTCGGCAGACGGCGCTCGAGCTCGCCGACCAGCGCCGTCGCCCGGCCCTTGGTCTCCACGATCGCGAGCTTGCAGAACTCGATGCCCGTGCAGGCCATGGTGCCGCGACGGAAGGTCGAGGCGGTGCGCACCGCCAGCCCGAGGGACTCGAGCCCGTCGGCGAGGGCGTCGACCCGCGCGGCCTCGACGTCCAGCACCACGAGCTTCTGCTCGGTCGTCAGCTGGACGCGATCGGAGCCGGCCTCCTCCACGAGGTCGGCCAGGGCGGTGAGCACGGGACCCGAGACGCGACCCACGGCGGGCGCGGCTCCGACGTAGAACCGGCCGTCCTTCTGGGGGTGGACGCCGACGTGGTCGCGCCTGCCGGTCGGCGGGGGCGGGGGCTCGGGGCCGTCGGGCAGCGTGCGGCCGAGGTACTCGGTCTCGAGCACCCGGCGGAAGACCTCGGTGCCCCAGTCCGCGAGCAGGAACTTCAGGCGGGCGCGCGTGCGCAGCCGGCGGTAGCCGTAGTCGCGGAAGATCCCCACGACGCCGCACCACACCTCGGGCACCTGCTCGAGCGTGACGAACGCACCCAGCCGCTTGCCGAGCATCGGGTTGGTCGACAGCGCGCCGCCCACCCACAGGTCGAAGCCCGGGCCGAGCTCGGGGTGCACGACCCCGACGAACGCCACGTCGTTGATCTCGTGCGCGACGTCCTGGTGCGGGGACCCGCTGATGGCGGTCTTGAACTTGCGCGGCAGGTTCGAGTACGCGGGGTCGCCGATGTAGCGGTCCCGGATGGCCTCGATGGCCGGGGTGCCGTCGATGATCTCGTCGGCCGCGACACCCGCGACGGGTGAGCCGATGATGACGCGCGGCACGTCGCCGCACGCCTCCTGGGTCGACAGCCCCACGGACTCCAGCCGGCGCCAGATCTCCGGGACGTCCTCGATGCGGATCCAGTGCAGCTGGATGTTCTGCCGGTCGGTGATGTCGGCGGTGCCGCGCCCGAACTCCTGCGAGACACCGGCGATCGTGCGCAGCTGGCGCAGGTTCAGCGTGCCGCCGTCGCAGCGCACGCGGAGCATGAAGTACTCGTCCTCGAGCTCGTGCGGCTCGAGCGTCGCGGTGCGCCCGCCGTCGATGCCGGGGCGGCGCTGGGTGTACAGGCCCCACCAGCGCATGCGGCCGCGCAGGTCGTCGCCGGGGATCGACGCGAAGCCCTGCTGGGCGTACACCGTCTCGATGCGCTCGCGGACGTTGAGGCCGTCGTCCTCCTGCTTGAGCTGCTCGTTCGCGTTCAGCGGCTCGCGCTGGTCGAAGGCCCACTGGCCCTCGGGCCGCTTGGCGGGAGGGGCGATGGGGGTGCGGGACGTGGTCTGCGCCATGGGCGCCACCTCCGGTGCTGGGGGGCGTGCTCGCACGTCCGTGCACGACGGGAGGTCGTGGCTACGGGCGCGGACCGCACGCCCGTGGGGGGAACGGGGCGGGTCAGCGGTTCCGCGGACAGCAGGCGCACGGGACCGCGGCGGCGCGACAGCACCGACACAGGCAGCAGGTCCCGGGGAGGTTCACGTGACGAGGGTGACACGCGGGCGGGTGAACCGGGAGAAGGGGTCCGGATCGCGAGACAGGTGTTCGAGGCGTGGACAACCGTCCAGGACCCGCGCGACGGTCCCGGCGACGGGCGCCCGACGACGGCTCGCGGGCGCGGTCGTCAGGACGTGGGACGTATCGTCGGTCCGTGACCGCCGTCGACCCCGCCACCGCGTCCAACGTCGACCCGGCAGCGCCCGCCGCCGGCGGGCTCCCCGGGCTCGCGTCGCTCACCGCGCGCCACCCCCGCGTGCCGGCGGCGCGCCTGCTGGCCGAGCTCGTGCCGCCCCGGCACTTCGCGCAGGAGTCCTTCGAGACCTACCTGCCCGATCCCGCGCACCCTTCGCAGCAGGGTGCCGTCGACCGCCTGCGCGAGGTCGCCGCCGCGCTCGCGGCGCCCGCGCGCGCCGGAGGCTCGTGGTGGCGACGCCGTGCGGCCGCGCAGGCTCCGGCCGTCTACCTCGACGGCGGCTTCGGTGTCGGCAAGACCCACCTGCTCGCCTCGCTCGCGCACGCGGTGGGTCTCGAGCGCACGACGTACGGCACGTTCGTCGAGCTCACCCACCTCGTGGGCGCGCTCGGGTTCGCCGCCACGGTCGACGCGCTGGGGGAGCGGCGGCTGCTGTGCATCGACGAGTTCGAGCTCGACGACCCCGGCGACACCGTCATGATGTCCCGCCTGCTGCGTGAGCTCGCCGACCGCGGCGTCGCGATCGCGGCGACCTCCAACACGCTGCCCGGCTCGCTCGGCGAGGGCAGGTTCGCGGCCGAGGACTTCCTGCGCGAGATCCAGGCGCTGGCGGCGCGGTTCGACGTGCTGCGCGTCGACGGCGAGGACCACCGGCACCGTGGCGTGACCACGAGCGCCGCGGTGCTCGACGCCGGGTCCGTGCGCGCGGCCGTCGGCGCGCACCCCGCCGCGACGCTCGACGACTTCGACGCGGTCCTCGCGCACCTGTCGGATGTCCACCCCAGCCGCTATGGAGCCCTCCTCGACGGCGTCGACCTGGTGGGGCTGACCGGTGTGCACCAGGTCGACCGCCAGGACGTCGCCCTGCGCCTGGTGGTCCTCGTGGACCGGCTGTACGACCGTGACGTGCCCGTGGTGCTGTCCGGCGACGGCGAGGACCTGTTCACCGCCGAGATGCTCACGGGCGGCTACCGCAAGAAGTACTACCGCGCGCTGTCCCGGTGGAGCGCGCTGGCCGCAGCCGGCTCCCAGGGCGCGGCGGCGCGCGGGGGGCAGCGGGGCTGACCTGCAGCGCGTCGCCCACGCGGTAGCCGAGGAACGCCGGAACGCCGATGCCGTTCGCCACGGATTCCGTAGATGCGCGTGCCATGGCGGCGGAGGCATTTCTCCGGAGCCGGAGGAGGACGCGGCCGGCGCGGCAGACTTCGGCCACGCCACGCAATTGGTGCCGCATTTCGGACGCATGTACCGGACGCACGTTCAGGACCTTTGTGCAGGACCGGTGTGTCAGACGAGTGTGCAGGTCACGCGTGCCAGACGCACGTGCAGGACGAATGTCCACCGCGCGCTGTCGTACCGCTTTTCGTGGCCTGATCAGGCGCTCCGCCCCTCCACTTGTCACCTGACGGCCAGAAGGTAATGTGCAAGTTGTTCAGGAAAAGTGGACTCGTTTCGCTGTCGAGAGGCACCACGATGGATCTGACGCCGCGTGAGATCGACAAGCCGTACGTGTACCAGGTCGCCGAGCGCCCCCGGCGTCGTCGTCAGCGTGGCACCCCGCTGAACGTGAGCGAGGCCCGGGCCCCGAGGACGGAGGCCGTCCTCGAGGCTGCTCGGGACGGCAGGTCCGTCCCCGAGTGCATGGAGATCGGCAAGACCGTCGTGTTCGAGGGCGACCGCCTGCCGGGCGTCCGCCAGCGCGTCGCGCTGCTGCAGGTCGAGGCGACGTTCCCCGACGGGACCCGGTGCTGGGCACGGTCATCACGGCGGCCGTGACCCTCGCGCTGAACGACGCGACCGACGCCCCGCACGACACGTGGCCGTACATCCTGACGACGTGGGTGCTGCTCGTCGTCGCGGCCGCGGTGCCCGCCCTGCGGCGGCCGGCACAGCCGGGTGCGTCGTGAGCGAGCAGGAGGCGCCCGACGCGCCCGCCGCGGACGCCGAGCGGCCGCCCGGCGTCCGGCGCGCCGTGGCGACGGCGCCGCCCGCCCAGCCGGCCCGGAGGTCCGGTCGCCGACACCACGGGGCGGACGTCGACCGGCCGGCCGACCTGTCGACGTCCAGCCCGCTGCGGCTGACGGTGCGCGACCTGCACGTCGTCGGGCGCAGGGCGCCCATGCTGCACCTCGAGTCCCTGGCCCTCGCGACGGGGGAGTGCGTCCTGGTGGCCGGCGAACCGGGGCAGGGGCACACCGCTCTCGCGCTCGTCGCCACGGGGCGGTTGGCTCCCTACGAGGGCAGCGTCGTGCTCACGGCGGCCGACGGCACGGTCTCGACCGCTCGCGACGTGCTGCGCAGGCTCTCGGGTGTCGTCGACCTGCCGGGCATCTCCGAGCCCGACGACACGCTCACCGTCGCCACCGTCGTGGCCGAGGAGCTGTCGCTCGCGCGTGCGGGCTCGCGGCGCTCGCACGTACGCCGCTGGCTCGCGGACCACGAGCTGGCGAGGTTCCGGGACGTCCGGATGGACGACCTGCCCGGTCCGGTCCGCACCGCCCTCCTGACGTCCCTGACCGCCGAGCGGCCGGGCGTCCGCTTCCTCGTGATCAGCCTGCCCGACCGCCACGGCGGCGAGCCGGGCGGGTGGTGGTCGATCGCGCAGGCGTTCGCCGCGCGCGGCTACGGGGTCCTGGTCCAGTGCTCGCGCTCGTCGGCGCGGGACCTGGGAGCCGCCCTCGAGCCGGCCCGGGGCGACGCGTCGCAGCGCGCCACCCCCGTGGAGTCCCTGCGCACGGGGGTCGACCAGATGGCGGCGCCGCTGGACGTCCCCGAGCTCACGGTCGACCTCGACGAGCGGCCGTCCGCAGCCCAGGACACGCCGTGATCGTCCTGCGGCTCGCCGGATCCGAGCTGCGCCGCCTCGCCGCGGGTCTGCTGCCGCGCCTGGCGCTGCTCGCGCTCGTCGTCATCCCGTCGCTCTACTCCGGCCTCTACCTGTTCGCCAACGAGGACCCGTACGGGCGGCTCCACGAGGTGCCGGCGGCCCTCGTCGTCGAGGACCGGGGAACCACCACCACGGACGCGGACGGCGGGTCGACACGCCGCGTGGACTACGGCGACCAGGTCGCGGACCGCCTGCTCGACGGCGACGCCGGCTTCGACTGGGTGCGGACCACGCAGCGGGACGCCGAGCTCGGCGTGCGCTCGGGCCGGTTCGACGCCGCCCTCATCGTCGGCCGGTCGTTCTCCGCGGACCTGGTCTCGTCCGCCGAGTACCGGCCGCAGCGGGCCAGCCTGACGCTCGTGACCAACGACGCGAACAACTACCTGGCGACCACCATCGCCGACACGATCGTCGGGGACGTGCGTGACGCCATCGCGACGCAGGTGGGCACGCAGGCGGCGGACATGTTCCTGCAGGGGTTCGGCTCGATCCACACCGAGCTGGGCGCCGCCGTCGAGGGGGCGACGCAGCTGGTGGACGGCGCGGACCGCCTGGTGTCGGGCACGGGGCAGCTGGTCGACGGCACCGGCCGCCTGGCCGCGGGCGCCTCGCAGGCCGCCGCGGGCGCGTCCGAGCTCGCATCCGGTGCGTCGGCGCTGCCGTCCGCGGCGGATCGCCTCGCCTCGGGGGCGTCGGCCCTGTCGGGCGGCCTCGACACGCTGCGCGACGGGACGCGCGCGCTGCCCGACCAGACGCGCGAGCTGGCCACGGGTGCCCAGCAGGTCGCCGGCGGCGTCGGTGAGGTGGCGACCGTGGCACGTGACGCGGCGTCCGCAGTGGCCGGGCTGAGCGCCGACCTGCAGGCCGGGCAGGCCCCGCTGGCGGGACGGCTCGCGGATCTGGTCGCCGAGCAGCGCCTCACGCAGCAGGAGGCCGACGAGATCCTGGCGCTCGCGGGCGACGCCACCGGCGCGGTCGACGAGCTGAGCGCGGCCCTGGGGCAGGCGGCAGGACGGGTCGACGAGCTCAGCGCGGGAGCCGGCGAGGTGGCGGCAGGTGCGACACGACTCGCCGACGCGGCGCCCGCGCTGAGCGGCGGCATCGCCTCCGCCGCGGCCGGCGGGGAGCGTCTGGCCGCCGGCACCGCGCAGCTCGACTCCGCCGCGTCCACGCTCGTCGGCGACCTGCGGGCGCTGGAGCAGGGGACCGCCGAGGTCTCCTCCGGCGCCGCCGAGCTGGCGACGGCGAGCGACGCCCTGGACCAGGGGGCCACCGAGCTCGGGTCCGGCGTGACGGAGCTGCGCGACCGGCTCCAGCAGGGTCTCGGGGCCATCCCGGACCTGGACGCGGAGACGGAGCGGGCGACGGCCGAGACGATCGGCAACCCGGTCCAGGTCGCCAAGGACGAGCTGGCCCGCGCGGGCAGCTACGGTGCCGGCCTGGCGCCGTTCTTCATGTCGCTGGCCACCTGGATCGGCGGCTACGTGATGTTCCTCCTGGTCGTGCCGCTGTCCAGCCGGGCGCTGGCGGCCGGCGGCCCGGCCTGGCAGACGGTGCTGGGCGGCTGGCTGCCCGGCGCGCTCCTCGGTGTCGGGCAGGTCGTCCTGATGTACCTGCTGGTGACCTACGCGCTCGACATCACACCGGTCCACGGCGGCGCGACCCTGGCGCTCCTCCTCATCGCGTCGGCGACCTTCATCGCGGTCCTGCAGGCGCTCAACGTGTGGTTCGGCGCCGTCGGGGAGTTCCTCGGGCTGGTGCTCATGCTCGTGCAGCTCGTCACCGCCGGGGGCACCTTCCCGTGGCAGACGATCCCCGAGCCGCTGCTCTCGCTGCACCGTGTGCTGCCCATGTCGTACACGGTCGAGGGGCTGCGCCAGACGCTGTACGGCGGC of Cellulomonas dongxiuzhuiae contains these proteins:
- a CDS encoding nitrite/sulfite reductase, with product MAQTTSRTPIAPPAKRPEGQWAFDQREPLNANEQLKQEDDGLNVRERIETVYAQQGFASIPGDDLRGRMRWWGLYTQRRPGIDGGRTATLEPHELEDEYFMLRVRCDGGTLNLRQLRTIAGVSQEFGRGTADITDRQNIQLHWIRIEDVPEIWRRLESVGLSTQEACGDVPRVIIGSPVAGVAADEIIDGTPAIEAIRDRYIGDPAYSNLPRKFKTAISGSPHQDVAHEINDVAFVGVVHPELGPGFDLWVGGALSTNPMLGKRLGAFVTLEQVPEVWCGVVGIFRDYGYRRLRTRARLKFLLADWGTEVFRRVLETEYLGRTLPDGPEPPPPPTGRRDHVGVHPQKDGRFYVGAAPAVGRVSGPVLTALADLVEEAGSDRVQLTTEQKLVVLDVEAARVDALADGLESLGLAVRTASTFRRGTMACTGIEFCKLAIVETKGRATALVGELERRLPTFDQPITINVNGCPNSCARIQTADIGLKGVLAGEEEGYQVHLGGGLGLTSGLGRTLRGLRVPSSELPDYVERVTRRFDEQRQPGELFAQWAHRAGEEDLR
- the zapE gene encoding cell division protein ZapE, translated to MTAVDPATASNVDPAAPAAGGLPGLASLTARHPRVPAARLLAELVPPRHFAQESFETYLPDPAHPSQQGAVDRLREVAAALAAPARAGGSWWRRRAAAQAPAVYLDGGFGVGKTHLLASLAHAVGLERTTYGTFVELTHLVGALGFAATVDALGERRLLCIDEFELDDPGDTVMMSRLLRELADRGVAIAATSNTLPGSLGEGRFAAEDFLREIQALAARFDVLRVDGEDHRHRGVTTSAAVLDAGSVRAAVGAHPAATLDDFDAVLAHLSDVHPSRYGALLDGVDLVGLTGVHQVDRQDVALRLVVLVDRLYDRDVPVVLSGDGEDLFTAEMLTGGYRKKYYRALSRWSALAAAGSQGAAARGGQRG
- a CDS encoding urease subunit gamma produces the protein MDLTPREIDKPYVYQVAERPRRRRQRGTPLNVSEARAPRTEAVLEAARDGRSVPECMEIGKTVVFEGDRLPGVRQRVALLQVEATFPDGTRCWARSSRRP
- a CDS encoding ATP-binding cassette domain-containing protein: MSEQEAPDAPAADAERPPGVRRAVATAPPAQPARRSGRRHHGADVDRPADLSTSSPLRLTVRDLHVVGRRAPMLHLESLALATGECVLVAGEPGQGHTALALVATGRLAPYEGSVVLTAADGTVSTARDVLRRLSGVVDLPGISEPDDTLTVATVVAEELSLARAGSRRSHVRRWLADHELARFRDVRMDDLPGPVRTALLTSLTAERPGVRFLVISLPDRHGGEPGGWWSIAQAFAARGYGVLVQCSRSSARDLGAALEPARGDASQRATPVESLRTGVDQMAAPLDVPELTVDLDERPSAAQDTP
- a CDS encoding YhgE/Pip domain-containing protein; amino-acid sequence: MIVLRLAGSELRRLAAGLLPRLALLALVVIPSLYSGLYLFANEDPYGRLHEVPAALVVEDRGTTTTDADGGSTRRVDYGDQVADRLLDGDAGFDWVRTTQRDAELGVRSGRFDAALIVGRSFSADLVSSAEYRPQRASLTLVTNDANNYLATTIADTIVGDVRDAIATQVGTQAADMFLQGFGSIHTELGAAVEGATQLVDGADRLVSGTGQLVDGTGRLAAGASQAAAGASELASGASALPSAADRLASGASALSGGLDTLRDGTRALPDQTRELATGAQQVAGGVGEVATVARDAASAVAGLSADLQAGQAPLAGRLADLVAEQRLTQQEADEILALAGDATGAVDELSAALGQAAGRVDELSAGAGEVAAGATRLADAAPALSGGIASAAAGGERLAAGTAQLDSAASTLVGDLRALEQGTAEVSSGAAELATASDALDQGATELGSGVTELRDRLQQGLGAIPDLDAETERATAETIGNPVQVAKDELARAGSYGAGLAPFFMSLATWIGGYVMFLLVVPLSSRALAAGGPAWQTVLGGWLPGALLGVGQVVLMYLLVTYALDITPVHGGATLALLLIASATFIAVLQALNVWFGAVGEFLGLVLMLVQLVTAGGTFPWQTIPEPLLSLHRVLPMSYTVEGLRQTLYGGDLGTAARYAGILLAVFVLALAATAWAARRKRVWTPTSLQPELVL